taacaagctagcaagtgGTTGCATAGCAAGAcaatcaacttccggtagacaggcgtagcgctagtatgctcaactgaaaggataccgttcaTTTAcggtatactaaaatgaactaatagttagtatgggtattcgaacacagctattgTCTTCAGCTGGCAATACACTTGTATCCCCCATGAACCGGTTCGTacctaaaacattctccattcaggctgcaaatgtGACAATTTCCTCCTTactgtggcaagaaaaagtatgtaacatttgatcttcatctaggtcacaacaatagacaaacactgaACGTTTGACATCCCTAGTAGTATTCATAGTAGTACAACATATGTACACAAtatgcagtggtgggaaaagtacccaattgtcatacttgggtaaaagtaaagatacataatagaaaatgactcaaatgaaagtcacccagtagaatactatactgaacaaaaatagaaatgcatcatctaaagtgttgatcccatgtttcaggaactgaaataaaagatcccagaaattttccatacgcacaaaaagcttatttctctaaaatgttgtgcacaaatttgtttgtgTCCCTTTTAgtgggcatttctcctttgccaagataatccatccacctgacaggtgtggcatatcaagaagctaactaaacagcatggtcattacacaggtgcaccttgtgctggggacaatagaccactctaaaatgtgcagttttgtgaaacaacacaatgccacagatgtctcatgttttgagtgggggttatggtatgggcaggcataagtgtgcaattggcatgttgactgcaagaatgtccgccagagctgttgccagagaatgttatgtttatttctctaccataagccctcGTTTTAGAGACATGGTACGTCCAACCGGTACATCCAACCGGCATCACaagcgcagaccacgtgtaaccataccagcccaggacctccacatccagcttcttcacctgcagattcgtctgagaccagccatccggacagctgatgaaactgatgcatatttttgtctgtaataaaaacCTTTTGTGTGGAAATACTCATTCTGGTTGGCTGGGCTgactctccagtgggtgggcctatggcctcccaggcccacccatggctgcatccctgcccagtcatgggaaatccatagattagggccaaatttatttaaattgactgatttccttttatgaactgtgaaattgttgcatgttgcatttatatttgttcagtatatttgagtgagtctaaaagtatctgcttttaaatatcaaaagtaatagtaaatgctcaaatatacttaagtatcaaaattataaatataaaaataataaatcatttcgAATTCttcatattaagcaaaccagaaagcACGATTTTCTTGTTCTTTTTGGTATTTGGAATTTTATTAtgatcctcattagctgttgcaaaagcagtagctactctttctggggtccacacaaaacatgaaacatgacatagtacagaacattaatagaacATAAATGTTATTTGAATTTATAGATAAccatgggcacactccaacactcagacatcatttacaaacatagcatttgtgtttagtgagtcctccagatcagaggcagtagatgaccagggatgttctcttgataagtgtgcgaattggaccattttcctgtttgaaaataatatattttcttttggaatgtagtggagtaaaggttgccaaaaatgtaaaaagtacagaAACCACCAAAAAATTCCTTCAAATTATGTATAAATATAAAGTGGATAGTGTCCTGGTCATGTAGTTGAATAAATGGCGTATAATTCATGATTGGTGTCCATTTGTTGCTATGATTTCAACATTTGTATACATCTGCAATGACTAGCTTGCTGTTTTCTCACATTAAGGGTTGCCCTAGTCACATTTCCACACCAAATAGTTGGTGCAATACACATAAAGCATTGTAAAATTCCTTTATGTGTCCTTAAACTGATGAGGTTGCTGTAAACTTGTGGCAGACTTGTTTATTGTGACACCCTATGGGGCTATTCTTTCCCTTGGTATCTTCCCTAATAGTAGATCTTGAATTAGATTTCTCCATAAACATGGAGAGCAGGGGTCAGAGTCTGAAGTACACAATAACACATAGCTGGAGAACATTGAGATGCTAACTGTTTGGTCAACAATTGATATGTTATTAATTCATCAACCTGTCTGGGGAGTGGAAACTGTGGATGAAGGCTTCGGTTTATACCTAAGCTATACCTAACTAGTTACAACATTTTTACACTGACTTGGAAACTGAAAtgttgattgaaatgcattcgTCCAGTCCACACAAGACCAATAGATAACAATACTTTATTTTGTTCTACTTTCAGGAGGTGAAGTAGTGAGTGGAGCCTCTCTCCCGCCAACAGCCTAGCATGGACAACTTCTTCAAGGCTGCTGTATGTGACCTGGACAAGCTTCTGGATGACTTTGAGCTCAATACAGGTTAGACGTGGATACTATGAAAAACCCCATTGATagcatgtatttatttgtattttctgtaTGTGGGTTGGGAGGGTGTggtgttaaagctgcaatatgtaactttttggacgaCCTGACCAACtttacatagaaatgtgagttataaatATGTCATtcacattgaaagcaagtctaagaagcggtagatctgttctatgtgcgctatttctatgcttcccgttcttaagtttagtttttgcgtcttttactttgggttttgtacaccagcttcaaacagctgaaaatacagtatttctgggtattgaaaatatatttcacagcggtttagatgatacaatgattctctacgctAAACATGGCTTGTTTTGTCATATGAAATGAAAtaaggcgaactattagaattttaacaaccaggaaatggtggagcgaattctgcatattgcacctttaactgAAAAATTAATATTGTTTTTAAACTAGTTGATACTTGTACATGTGGTGCACATTGTACTTTGTAGTTGCTAACTTAAAACGTGTTGCTCACATATTCTGCCGAGATATTAACGACAGAATTGTTTAACGGAtaattctctctttccctcccgaCCAGATGAGCACAACTACAGATCAGTCTCTTTGTCACCTCCCGCGTATCCCGGCCACTCTCTGGGACCCCAGGGTTCCCTTCCGGAAACCTCCACAGTTCCAGTTCCACACTCTCTCTTTGACCTAAACTCCCTGCACTATGGCACTGCCCCCAGCTGCCCCGACTGTCCCAGCCCCAGTCCTGGGGATTGCGAGGCCAAGGGACGGCCTCTCACGGGGGTTGACCTGCTCTCCTCTGTGGACGGCCGGGGGGCTGCTAAGAGCTGTGCGCCACCCTTCCCCAAGCGGGCCCTGAAGCCTGTGTGTGACCTGGTCAGTGACACAGGCTCAGCTCACCTCCTCCTCCGGGTCAACAGCCACGACGCCTTCACTGAGCTGGATGTGGTGGAGAGACAGCTGGAGGAGCTTCTGGTGGACTTCACCAGCCCCGTGGTGGCGCTGCCTGAGGACTCCTCAGCAGGTCTGGTTCCCGGCCGTGGGAGGACTGAGGGGAGGGAGGCTCTTGccgggggaggggaggggctgcTGGGGCTGGACTCTGGTGGTTACTCTGCCTCTCTCAGTCTGCTGGATGTGATTCTCCCTGCTGCTGTGGAGAGGCCCCCCTCACTGAGGAACTCTGAGtctggagagacagaggaagagagagacagagagggagaggcgacAGAGGTGGCCTTCGTCAACCAACACCTCAAAATCACACCAGCCCACCAGGACCAGGCTAGTGTCCCACCTGTTGCCATAGACACCAAGAAAGAGGACACTCCCACGTGTGATATCGACACAGAGGccagggaggagggtgaggggttTTTGGAGCCCTCTGAGCTGACTGAAGCAGAGAGCTCTGGGAGCTGCACTGGACAGGAACCTAACCCTGAGGACGGCAGTGGTGGTGTGGCCGAGAGCCCATCAGCAGAGACAGAGCTTTCGCTGTCCTGCCTGCCCATGGGCGTGTCCATGTGTGGGGCCCTGGTGGCCTCCAAGAACCCTGAGGAAGCCATGGGAGGGGGGGAAGGGGTGGTTGGCCTAACTGAGACCTTAGAGGCAGAGTCCCTGTCTGCTTTTGAAGTCCAGGAGGAAGTTACTCTCCCAGAGAACCCTGAGACTGTGGGGGACTGTACCAACCCTGATGCTGCCCCTGACAACAAACCTGTCCAGTCACCTAACACACAGAGCCCAGAGACAACCACCATGCCTTTCCTCCTGGCAGTCTCGGCTCCCGCTGTCTCCCAGCGGCCACTGGAGGTCAGCTTCTCCCTAGTGGAAAAGCAGCCAGTCCCAGGGGCTCCACAGCGCCCAGCCTCCCCTCCCTCAGAGCCCAGCCCCAACCCAATGGACCCACCTGCGTTTGGGTTTGAGTACCTACCAGAGAGCGACCAGGCCGGGCTGCTGGTGACAGATGAGGAGCTGGACGCCTTCCTCCGGGGGGAGACCCAGGGCCAGGAGGACCACGGGGTCCCTGACTGCGGGAGGCCCAAGGAGAACCTCCAGGATGAGGGCTTCTCCGAGCTCAACGGGAATCTGGAGGAGCGGCTTGTGGAGGAGGAGCTGCGGAGCTGCAGCCGGAGCCTAGGGGAGGGGCTGGAGAGGCTGGCCTCCCGGGAGAGTGACAGGACCTTGTCTGCAGAGGGGAACGTAGGTCGAGCTCTCTCCGCTCCCTCCCAGGACCCCGCCAGCCCCAGCCACAAAGACTCCAGCCCCTGTAGTCCCAGTAACCTCGCACCACCCTACTACGGAGGGGCCCGACCCAAACAGCTGCACTGTCAAGCACCCAGAGCACCTCCAGCAGCGGCGGAGGACCAAGGGCCCAGTAGCCCCACAGACCGCACTGACACTGGGGAAGAGGTGGACCAGAGCCCCTCTCCTCCCAGCCCCAACCCTGCCGAGGACCCCTCTAACCAAGGTGTACCCTGTCCAGGTTACTCCCCGCCTGAGCGCTATGTGAGCAGTGTGGGGTACGACAAACTGTCGGAGCCCCCACCCTACCCTGGCGAGCCTGCTGGAGAGGGGAGCGGGTCctcagaggggagggaggtggaggatgaAGATGGGCTGGGGTGCAAGCAGCCCCCCTGGGTGCCGGATTCGGAGGCACCCAACTGTATGAACTGCTGGCAGAAGTTCACCTTCACCAGGAGGAGGCACCACTGCCGGGCCTGTGGGAAGGTACGTACCTAAATCTGGCCATGAAGGGACTTTCTTTACCTTCATTTCTAGGGTCATCTTTTGCACTGTTGTTGATAACATATTTGGTGTTTTGAAGATATTCATTTTATTGACATTAGGTGTTAGTAGCTAAATATACTTTTACATAGTAACACATAATAAAGAGCTCTAacatacactgaactaaaatataaatgcaacatgcagttCCACACTCTCTCCTTGACCTAAACTCCCTGTACTATGACACTGCCCCCAGCTTCCCGACTGCCCCAGCCCCAGtcctggtcccatgtttcttgagattaaataaaagatcccagaaatgttttatacacacaaaaagcttggtgcacaaatttgtttgcatttctcctttgcaagataatccatccacctgacaggcatggcatatcaagaagctgattaaacagcatgatcattacacaggtgcaccttgtgctggggacaatgaaagtccactctaaaatgtgcagttttgtcaaacaacacattgCCACAGTTGTCTCAAGGTTTGAGTGggggttatggcatgggcaggcataagctacggacaacgaacacaattgcattttatcaatggcaatttgaatgcacatagatACCGTGACAagttcctgaggcccattgtcgtgccattcatctgccgccatcacctcaaatttcagcatgataatgcaaagccccatgtcgcaaggatctgtacacaattcctgggagctgaaaatgtccctgttcttccatggcctgcatagtcaccagacatgtcgcccattgagcatgtttggcatgctctggatcgacgtgtacaacagtgtgttccagttcccgccaatatccagcaacttcgcacagccattgaagaggagtgcgacaacgcatttccactgctccggagtccaatggtggcgagctttacaccactccagccgacgcttgccaTTGCGCATAGTCATCTTTGGCTTGTGTCCGGCTGCTTGGCCATTGAAACccaattcatgaagctcccaacgaacagttattgtgctgatgttgcttccagaggcagtttggaactcggtagtgagtgttgtaaccgaggacagacaattttacgagcttcagcactcggcggtcccgttctgtgagcttgtgtggccgatccacaacaaccaggatcgtggtgttaccctgtgaaggaGGAAGATCCGTGAggaaatccaccgataggtgcaaccacggccgttgtggaacgggtaagggctgtaacttccctctgggcaggtgcctaggggccttgcactgggcgcataccgagcaggaggaaacataaaccctcacgtccttggccaaggtggaccaccagtacttcccactaagaaaACGCACCGTCCAACCGATGCCAttatgaccagaggagggtggcgtgtgggcccaatagatcaaacggtcgcggacagcagacggaacgtacagacgcccagctggacactggggaggagtgggctctgtacgtaacgcccgctcgatgtccgcgtccagctcccacaccactggtgccaccaggcaagaggccggaagtatgggagtgtgatccatggaccgctcctctgtgtcatacatccgggacagtgcatctgccttagcgttctgggaacctagTCTGTTAgacagggtgaaaacaaaacgggtaaagaacatggcccaccttgcatggcgagggttcagtctcctcgccgcccggatgtactccagattgcggtggtcagtccagatgagcaaagggtgtttagcctcctcaagccaatgtctccacgccttcagagccttgacaacagccaacagctcccggtcccccacatcatagttccgctccgccgggctgagccttcgaaaagaaagcacaggggcggaacTTTGGTGGCGTAcacgagcgctgagagagcacggctcctatcccagcctcggacacgtccacctccactatgaacgccaaagagggatccggatgagccagcacgggagccgaggtaaacagagccttcaggtgaccaaaagctctgtccgcctcagccgaccactgcagtcgcaccggtccccccttcagcagtgaggtaatgggagccgctacctgaccaaaccctagaaaccgctgcacttcctttaccgtggtgggagtcggccaattacgcacggctgaaatgcggtcactctccatctccacccttgaagtggaaatgcggtaccctaggaaggagacggactgttggaagaacagacatttctcatccttgacgtacaggtcatgctccaacagtcaaccaagcaccctgcgcaccagggacacatgcttggcgcgtgtagcggagtatatcagaatgtcgtcgatatacaccaccaccaccatctcggaaaatcttgtctacaaatgCCTGGAAGACTGACGGAgaattcatcaacccgtacggcatgacgaggtactcatagtgccctgaggttgtactaaatgccgtcttccactcgtcctcCTCCCGGAtatgcaccaggttgtaagcgctcctgagatccaattttgtgaagaagcgcggtgcattgactctatcgcactggctatgagaggcagcgggtagctgtacctcacagtgatttggttgatacctcgatagtcaatgcacaggcgcagacctccctccttcttcttcacaaaaacttgaggaggcaggtgaagtggagggccgaatgtacccctgccccagggattcggagacatatgtttccatagccgccgtctcctcctgtgacaggggatacacgtgactcctgggaagtgctgcgtctaccaggagatttatcgcacaatccccccgtcgatgtggtggtaattgagtcgccttcctcttacagaaggcgagagccaaatcggcatatggtggagacctggtctggactttccaccgtagtagcaccgacggaaacccctaaacacctcccgaGCACTttcgtgaccaccccttgagagccctctgttgccacgaaatagtggtgtcatgacaggccaaccagggtatgcccagcaccacgggaaacgcaggagaatcaataggGGAAAAAtgaattctctccttgtgaccctcctgcgtcaccatgcccagtggagcggtggcctccctaattagccctgaccctaatggtcgactatctagggcgtgcacagggaagggcatatccacaggaattATGGGCAAATGCTCTGTCAAtcaaattcccagctgcgcctgaatctacgagcgccttattctgggaatgcggggaaaacttaggaaaatgtataaataaaaacatgtgagcaacagggagCTCTcagtgagcctggtgccgactcacctggggtgacacaagagtgccctgcctgctgtctCGACTTCCagaggaacctccccagcaccgaccagcagtgtgccctctgcggccacagatggtacaGAGAAcggcccctcctccggtcgccctaagcgcagcacctcccagctccatgggcatcggagcggtggtgctgggggatgggactgacaggccccgatccagacgtccgcgggtagccagcaggttatccagccggatggacaggtccaccagctcgTCAAACGTCAGAGTggtatccctgcaggccaactcccgacggacatcctcgcgcagactgcaccagtagtgatcgatcagggccctgtcgttccatcccgcgcttgtggccagggtccggaagtccaatgcgaactcctgtgcgctcctcgtcccctgcctcaagtggaacagacgttcacccgccgctctaccctcaggGTGGTCGAAAACGGGTGGTTGAGAACTGTCCGAAAGCGACGGGTGAACTCCGCGTAATGGTCCAACACCGCTTCTCCTTCCCcccatacggcgttggcccactccagggctttccctgagagacaggagacgagggcggacacgctgtcacgtcccgaaggagccgggtggacggtcgccaggtagagttccagctggagtaggaatCCCTAGCATCCGGCAGCTGTCCCATCATACtccgggtgaaggaggggtgaacGGTGGTGGCTGTTATAGTGGTGCCTGGGAGGCGCTGGCAGAACTACTcttctctcccatcggtccatcgtctgcagcacgcgatccatggcagtGCCGAGATGTTGCAACATGgtgctgctggacgcgctccaAGACCGCCAAAGGGGGgttgtctgctcctgctgactccatttagaGGTGCGTGTTTCTGTAATGgcctgggtgtagctggtgcagaggagtcaggcgcaggacagcagagatgagtaataaaagtaactttactcaaaattacCAAATACATGTAGTAATACCAAGCCCACACAAAAGGACCGAAATACAATAAAGcaaacacgcacaaaaaccatggggaaaacagaggattaaataatgaacatgtaattggggaattgaaaccaggtgcgtaaaacaaagacaaaacaaatggaaaatgaaaagtggattggcgatggctagaaggccggtgacgtcgaccgccaaacgccgcccgaacaaggagagggaccgacttcggaagAAGTCGTGACAAAACCAACAGTCTTAGGTTGCTATTAtgaaaaaaaaattcaacaatgTAAGTACTGTTTTCAttttgacttttgctttcaaaagcagctcaaacatagaacatgtatgaatgaactatagccattgaattctaccgtgctgaTATACCGTActttatagggaaataatgcacgctctagaatgctcttcaagccaatcagatatgagtattcaacaatgccatggtactGTATAAAGAGTACTAGTCTAATGTAATTTACAACCTCCTTCTCTTCTTAATTGCTGCACAATCAATTATATAAATTATTCCTTTAATTTACTGCTTTTCTTTATGCTAGGGCAAGACGTGGGTTACACACTTAACATTGCATGAATAACTTCATGTAGATTGCGTGTACGTATAGTGGTGTGTTGCAGTAGTGTTTGTCTCCTGCCTGATGGTTGTCCTCCCACCCGTGACGCAGGTGTACTGTGCCATCTGCTGCAACAGGAGATGCAAGCTCAAGTACCTGGACAAGGAGGCCCGGGTGTGTGTCGTCTGCT
This portion of the Salvelinus sp. IW2-2015 linkage group LG4q.1:29, ASM291031v2, whole genome shotgun sequence genome encodes:
- the LOC111961843 gene encoding zinc finger FYVE domain-containing protein 16 isoform X3, with amino-acid sequence MDNFFKAAVCDLDKLLDDFELNTDEHNYRSVSLSPPAYPGHSLGPQGSLPETSTVPVPHSLFDLNSLHYGTAPSCPDCPSPSPGDCEAKGRPLTGVDLLSSVDGRGAAKSCAPPFPKRALKPVCDLVSDTGSAHLLLRVNSHDAFTELDVVERQLEELLVDFTSPVVALPEDSSAGLVPGRGRTEGREALAGGGEGLLGLDSGGYSASLSLLDVILPAAVERPPSLRNSESGETEEERDREGEATEVAFVNQHLKITPAHQDQASVPPVAIDTKKEDTPTCDIDTEAREEGEGFLEPSELTEAESSGSCTGQEPNPEDGSGGVAESPSAETELSLSCLPMGVSMCGALVASKNPEEAMGGGEGVVGLTETLEAESLSAFEVQEEVTLPENPETVGDCTNPDAAPDNKPVQSPNTQSPETTTMPFLLAVSAPAVSQRPLEVSFSLVEKQPVPGAPQRPASPPSEPSPNPMDPPAFGFEYLPESDQAGLLVTDEELDAFLRGETQGQEDHGVPDCGRPKENLQDEGFSELNGNLEERLVEEELRSCSRSLGEGLERLASRESDRTLSAEGNVGRALSAPSQDPASPSHKDSSPCSPSNLAPPYYGGARPKQLHCQAPRAPPAAAEDQGPSSPTDRTDTGEEVDQSPSPPSPNPAEDPSNQGVPCPGYSPPERYVSSVGYDKLSEPPPYPGEPAGEGSGSSEGREVEDEDGLGCKQPPWVPDSEAPNCMNCWQKFTFTRRRHHCRACGKVYCAICCNRRCKLKYLDKEARVCVVCFETVHRAQALERMRSPPGPSPNPNVPSEYCSTIPPLQQAWAAGTLNSPPPTVMVPVSVLKNPGSDDGILPNGEVANTTRLSVTGRRGSQESSPVTPDPPTVRGITETHAGSRVSPGSAAVSEGGVSSLVEVVRPPVSGPWDYSLLCGMGGCVERSPSLLPEDEEGLPPLLIITGEEEGGGDLLVEERPAPCQILLLLEEGGPRPLTFVLNANLLVNVKLVTYCCRKCWCMGSSGLQTVGQREIVFILEVLPEERALPKDLFTLYLSIYQDAQRGKYVEELGNVAFTGSFLGSKEHGGVLFYSPTFQPLEGLCLPPQPFLCGLLIQRLEVPWAKVFPLRLLLRLGAEHSVYPSTLVSVRFRETVFRETGHTIMNLLADLRNYQYSLPAVGGLRIHMEMGHSYIDIPKSSFPEMLKVVNASNEHVISVGAGFSSEADSHLVCFQNNEGTYQTQANSQPGKTRTVTGASFVVFNGALKASSGFIAKSSIVEDGLMVQIPPETMEALRAALRGQTDFHIPCGKADGGELRDNVTVRWVDWSSPVNAGVTSGVDRKPLEGVHSVRMQQDTEFESDGRTIRCTEVFYWLKTPDMSLSAVLSSCNVFHREMAVASCSALTPHLSVLSASGINSLALRVSTHTDMVEYQAGSGGRLLPQRYMNELDSALIPVIHGGSARVPQTAMDMEFIFYITHTV
- the LOC111961843 gene encoding zinc finger FYVE domain-containing protein 16 isoform X2; its protein translation is MDNFFKAAVCDLDKLLDDFELNTDEHNYRSVSLSPPAYPGHSLGPQGSLPETSTVPVPHSLFDLNSLHYGTAPSCPDCPSPSPGDCEAKGRPLTGVDLLSSVDGRGAAKSCAPPFPKRALKPVCDLVSDTGSAHLLLRVNSHDAFTELDVVERQLEELLVDFTSPVVALPEDSSAGLVPGRGRTEGREALAGGGEGLLGLDSGGYSASLSLLDVILPAAVERPPSLRNSESGETEEERDREGEATEVAFVNQHLKITPAHQDQASVPPVAIDTKKEDTPTCDIDTEAREEGEGFLEPSELTEAESSGSCTGQEPNPEDGSGGVAESPSAETELSLSCLPMGVSMCGALVASKNPEEAMGGGEGVVGLTETLEAESLSAFEVQEEVTLPENPETVGDCTNPDAAPDNKPVQSPNTQSPETTTMPFLLAVSAPAVSQRPLEVSFSLVEKQPVPGAPQRPASPPSEPSPNPMDPPAFGFEYLPESDQAGLLVTDEELDAFLRGETQGQEDHGVPDCGRPKENLQDEGFSELNGNLEERLVEEELRSCSRSLGEGLERLASRESDRTLSAEGNVGRALSAPSQDPASPSHKDSSPCSPSNLAPPYYGGARPKQLHCQAPRAPPAAAEDQGPSSPTDRTDTGEEVDQSPSPPSPNPAEDPSNQGVPCPGYSPPERYVSSVGYDKLSEPPPYPGEPAGEGSGSSEGREVEDEDGLGCKQPPWVPDSEAPNCMNCWQKFTFTRRRHHCRACGKVYCAICCNRRCKLKYLDKEARVCVVCFETVHRAQALERMRSPPGPSPNPNVPSEYCSTIPPLQQAWAAGTLNSPPPTVMVPVSVLKNPGSDGCPREQKRVWFADGILPNGEVANTTRLSVTGRRGSQESSPVTPDPPTAGSRVSPGSAAVSEGGVSSLVEVVRPPVSGPWDYSLLCGMGGCVERSPSLLPEDEEGLPPLLIITGEEEGGGDLLVEERPAPCQILLLLEEGGPRPLTFVLNANLLVNVKLVTYCCRKCWCMGSSGLQTVGQREIVFILEVLPEERALPKDLFTLYLSIYQDAQRGKYVEELGNVAFTGSFLGSKEHGGVLFYSPTFQPLEGLCLPPQPFLCGLLIQRLEVPWAKVFPLRLLLRLGAEHSVYPSTLVSVRFRETVFRETGHTIMNLLADLRNYQYSLPAVGGLRIHMEMGHSYIDIPKSSFPEMLKVVNASNEHVISVGAGFSSEADSHLVCFQNNEGTYQTQANSQPGKTRTVTGASFVVFNGALKASSGFIAKSSIVEDGLMVQIPPETMEALRAALRGQTDFHIPCGKADGGELRDNVTVRWVDWSSPVNAGVTSGVDRKPLEGVHSVRMQQDTEFESDGRTIRCTEVFYWLKTPDMSLSAVLSSCNVFHREMAVASCSALTPHLSVLSASGINSLALRVSTHTDMVEYQAGSGGRLLPQRYMNELDSALIPVIHGGSARVPQTAMDMEFIFYITHTV
- the LOC111961843 gene encoding zinc finger FYVE domain-containing protein 16 isoform X1; amino-acid sequence: MDNFFKAAVCDLDKLLDDFELNTDEHNYRSVSLSPPAYPGHSLGPQGSLPETSTVPVPHSLFDLNSLHYGTAPSCPDCPSPSPGDCEAKGRPLTGVDLLSSVDGRGAAKSCAPPFPKRALKPVCDLVSDTGSAHLLLRVNSHDAFTELDVVERQLEELLVDFTSPVVALPEDSSAGLVPGRGRTEGREALAGGGEGLLGLDSGGYSASLSLLDVILPAAVERPPSLRNSESGETEEERDREGEATEVAFVNQHLKITPAHQDQASVPPVAIDTKKEDTPTCDIDTEAREEGEGFLEPSELTEAESSGSCTGQEPNPEDGSGGVAESPSAETELSLSCLPMGVSMCGALVASKNPEEAMGGGEGVVGLTETLEAESLSAFEVQEEVTLPENPETVGDCTNPDAAPDNKPVQSPNTQSPETTTMPFLLAVSAPAVSQRPLEVSFSLVEKQPVPGAPQRPASPPSEPSPNPMDPPAFGFEYLPESDQAGLLVTDEELDAFLRGETQGQEDHGVPDCGRPKENLQDEGFSELNGNLEERLVEEELRSCSRSLGEGLERLASRESDRTLSAEGNVGRALSAPSQDPASPSHKDSSPCSPSNLAPPYYGGARPKQLHCQAPRAPPAAAEDQGPSSPTDRTDTGEEVDQSPSPPSPNPAEDPSNQGVPCPGYSPPERYVSSVGYDKLSEPPPYPGEPAGEGSGSSEGREVEDEDGLGCKQPPWVPDSEAPNCMNCWQKFTFTRRRHHCRACGKVYCAICCNRRCKLKYLDKEARVCVVCFETVHRAQALERMRSPPGPSPNPNVPSEYCSTIPPLQQAWAAGTLNSPPPTVMVPVSVLKNPGSDGCPREQKRVWFADGILPNGEVANTTRLSVTGRRGSQESSPVTPDPPTVRGITETHAGSRVSPGSAAVSEGGVSSLVEVVRPPVSGPWDYSLLCGMGGCVERSPSLLPEDEEGLPPLLIITGEEEGGGDLLVEERPAPCQILLLLEEGGPRPLTFVLNANLLVNVKLVTYCCRKCWCMGSSGLQTVGQREIVFILEVLPEERALPKDLFTLYLSIYQDAQRGKYVEELGNVAFTGSFLGSKEHGGVLFYSPTFQPLEGLCLPPQPFLCGLLIQRLEVPWAKVFPLRLLLRLGAEHSVYPSTLVSVRFRETVFRETGHTIMNLLADLRNYQYSLPAVGGLRIHMEMGHSYIDIPKSSFPEMLKVVNASNEHVISVGAGFSSEADSHLVCFQNNEGTYQTQANSQPGKTRTVTGASFVVFNGALKASSGFIAKSSIVEDGLMVQIPPETMEALRAALRGQTDFHIPCGKADGGELRDNVTVRWVDWSSPVNAGVTSGVDRKPLEGVHSVRMQQDTEFESDGRTIRCTEVFYWLKTPDMSLSAVLSSCNVFHREMAVASCSALTPHLSVLSASGINSLALRVSTHTDMVEYQAGSGGRLLPQRYMNELDSALIPVIHGGSARVPQTAMDMEFIFYITHTV